From Magnetococcus sp. PR-3, one genomic window encodes:
- a CDS encoding response regulator, translated as MRVLIVDDSSVMRKIVTRGLRQAGFAIDEILEAGDGQKALEVLKDNQVDLILSDWNMPNMDGLTFVKEFRKIGQTPIVMVTTEGGEGKVNEAVASGANGHIKKPFTPDTLKETLGQFFK; from the coding sequence ATGCGTGTTTTGATCGTCGATGACTCCAGCGTCATGCGTAAAATCGTCACTCGCGGTTTACGTCAAGCCGGATTTGCGATCGATGAGATTCTCGAGGCTGGCGATGGCCAAAAAGCCTTGGAAGTCCTGAAGGATAACCAAGTGGATTTAATCCTCTCTGACTGGAATATGCCCAATATGGACGGGCTGACTTTCGTCAAAGAGTTCCGCAAGATTGGCCAGACCCCCATCGTGATGGTGACCACCGAAGGTGGTGAGGGCAAAGTGAATGAGGCAGTGGCCAGTGGTGCCAACGGTCACATCAAAAAGCCCTTCACCCCTGATACCCTTAAAGAGACCTTGGGTCAGTTCTTCAAATAA